A window of the Lactuca sativa cultivar Salinas chromosome 5, Lsat_Salinas_v11, whole genome shotgun sequence genome harbors these coding sequences:
- the LOC111919993 gene encoding protein trichome birefringence-like 31 — protein MTNLPFRAHYLFPAALASVLFLGSLRIVLDNLQNSHHTCAFFRPLSGGYRVIRPPIRVSDEETIKDGCNIFEGKWVQGNGSYPLYTEESCPLLVKQVTCQKNGRPDSSYQKWKWQPDGCNLPRFNALKLLEILRDKRLMFVGDSVQRSMFDSMVCLVQSVIPEGKKSLRRDPPRKIFRAEEYNASIEFYWAPFLVESISDHATNHTVMKRLVRLDSISNHSKQWEGVDILVYESYVWWMYKPTINATFGDLEHVEEYNVTIAYKRAMETWGKWIETSINSHSQKVFFMTMSPTHLWSWEWKNGDDGNCFGESEPIQRPYWGTGSNLDIMGIVKDVLGKLRVDVRLLNITQLSEYRKDGHASVYGERKGKLLTKEQRSDPKNYADCIHWCLPGIPDTWNEILYAVLLQDYRVS, from the exons ATGACAAATTTACCCTTCCGGGCCCACTACCTATTCCCGGCTGCACTCGCATCAGTTCTATTCCTCGGGTCCCTACGGATTGTCTTGGACAATTTACAAAACAGCCACCACACCTGCGCCTTTTTCCGACCACTGAGTGGTGGTTATCGTGTCATCAGACCACCCATTCGTGTCTCCGATGAAGAAACCATAAAAGACGGCTGCAATATCTTTGAAGGGAAATGGGTTCAGGGAAACGGGTCGTACCCGCTTTACACAGAAGAAAGCTGCCCGCTTTTGGTCAAACAAGTGACCTGCCAGAAAAACGGGAGGCCAGATTCGTCATATCAGAAGTGGAAATGGCAACCCGATGGATGCAATTTACCAAG GTTTAATGCTTTGAAATTGTTGGAgattttgagggacaaaagaCTCATGTTTGTAGGGGATTCTGTACAAAGAAGCATGTTTGACTCAATGGTGTGTTTGGTGCAATCTGTGATTCCTGAAGGCAAGAAGTCTCTTCGAAGAGACCCTCCAAGAAAGATTTTCAGAGCTGAG GAATACAATGCATCTATTGAGTTCTACTGGGCTCCATTTCTAGTCGAGTCTATTTCAGATCATGCAACGAATCATACAGTGATGAAACGGTTAGTCAGACTTGACTCCATATCTAACCATAGTAAACAATGGGAAGGAGTTGATATATTGGTCTATGAAAGCTACGTGTGGTGGATGTATAAACCCACAATCAATGCCAC GTTTGGAGATCTAGAACATGTTGAGGAGTACAATGTAACCATAGCGTACAAAAGAGCAATGGAAACTTGGGGAAAGTGGATCGAAACAAGTATTAACTCTCATTCACAGAAAGTTTTCTTCATGACTATGTCTCCAACACACTTATG GAGCTGGGAGTGGAAGAATGGAGATGATGGGAATTGTTTCGGTGAATCGGAACCTATACAAAGACCGTATTGGGGAACCGGTTCAAATCTTGATATTATGGGGATTGTTAAAGATGTTTTGGGAAAGTTGAGGGTTGATGTGAGATTATTAAATATTACCCAATTGTCGGAGTATAGGAAAGATGGTCATGCATCGGTTTATGGTGAAAGGAAAGGGAAATTGTTGACAAAAGAGCAAAGATCAGATCCGAAAAACTATGCGGATTGCATTCATTGGTGTTTACCGGGAATTCCCGACACGTGGAATGAAATTTTGTATGCGGTTTTGTTACAGGATTATCGTGTTTCTTGA
- the LOC111919994 gene encoding uncharacterized protein LOC111919994 — protein sequence MLSSPLNLSVTYANNSLVPNTCSSQSFYHFVTPLDYTLSPNLVYVSSSREGQLRRLFHCNTHSNKASNFLESRNQFNSSYLERESTAKETDSDNFFIEQRSDKDKNEMERRMKIGLANRGRVPWNKGKKHTAGTRELISQRTKEALKDPKVRKKMSECPRTLSEETKAKIRKTITKQWRERLKIKRSGERFISLWAESIAKAAKNGGHDQKELDWDSYEKIEREIVLQQLQRAADVAKAKEMAQIRAERRAKAKAEKVKLTLKKRVAKVKGLVKKKSKKEKEELAAAEDLKLKERLTKIHRKRSVNEQLSSRDQRAWERLDLEILKRDIKKDDISLADQIREVKNKKAEILTTMPPNHSSA from the exons ATGCTGTCCTCTCCTTT GAATTTATCTGTTACTTATGCAAACAACAGTCTGGTCCCAAACACCTGTTCTTCACAATCTTTTTATCATTTTGTGACGCCGCTGGATTACACTTTATCTCCCAATTTGGTATATGTTAGTTCTTCCAGAGAAGGTCAATTACGTAGATTATTTCACTGCAATACTCATTCAAATAAGGCATCAAACTTCTTGGAATCAAGAAATCAATTTAATTCCAGCTACCTTGAAAGGGAATCTACGGCAAAAGAGACAGATTCAGATAACTTTTTTATCGAACAAAGATCAGATAAAGATAAGAACGAAATGGAAAGAAGGATGAAAATTGGATTAGCAAACAGGGGAAGGGTTCCATGGAACAAAGGCAAGAAACACACTGCAG GGACTCGTGAGTTGATCAGTCAGAGAACTAAAGAAGCTTTAAAAGACCCCAAG GTAAGAAAGAAAATGTCTGAATGTCCTCGAACTCTTAG TGAGGAAACTAAGGCAAAAATACGCAAAACAATTACAAAACAATGGAGAGAGCGATTGAAGATAAAAAGATCAGGTGAGAGGTTTATATCATTGTGGGCTGAAAGCATTGCAAAAGCTGCTAAAAATGGAGGACATGATCAGAAAGAATTGGATTGGGACAGCTATGAGAAGATTGAAAGAGAGATTGTTCTTCAACAGCTTCAACGTGCTGCTGACGTGGCAAAAGCAAAGGAAATGGCACAAATTCGAGCTGAGAGAAGAGCAAAAGCAAAAGCTGAAAAGGTGAAGCTTACTTTAAAGAAACGGGTGGCCAAAGTAAAAGGGTTGGTGAAGAAgaaatcaaaaaaagaaaaagaggagTTGGCAGCAGCTGAAGATTTGAAACTGAAAGAGAGATTAACAAAG ATTCACAGGAAAAGATCTGTAAATGAGCAGCTTAGTAGTCGAGATCAAAGAGCTTGGGAAAGACTTGACCTGGAGATTTTGAAGAGAGACATAAAGAAAGACGATATTTCTCTTGCTGATCAAATTCGTGAAGTCAAGAACAAGAAAGCAGAGATTTTGACAACTATGCCACCTAATCATTCATCTGCTTAA